One window of the Epinephelus moara isolate mb chromosome 24, YSFRI_EMoa_1.0, whole genome shotgun sequence genome contains the following:
- the thumpd3 gene encoding THUMP domain-containing protein 3: MSSQEDVAAEPGPATEDDATTGDVITVTIGATVPTGFEHTAAEEVKEKIGVDAQISKDRGRIYFPITTDKLFQVHLLRSVDNLFVVVEEFDNYQFKESKEETLMELQQLASKLPWTNALEVWKLNGTLKKKKGFRRGGNSTKVKPNSEATDATVADSEQQEPSQEASDAESQMQAESTPDAEASTQDSEETAPEAKLIKFRVTCNRAGDKHSFSSNEVARDFGGAVQEFFQWKADMTKFDIEVLVNIHNVEVVIGIALTEESLHRRNISHFGPTTLRSTLCYGMLRLCKPRLSDIIFDPMCGTGAIPLEGAIEFNSSFYVAGDNNDMAVNRTVNNICHIQKRRADKGSASGLPIDTVQWDLCNLPIRTGSVDIIITDMPFGKRMGSRKKNWDLYPSCLREMARVCTPGSGKAVLLTQDKKCFAKAVSRMGGLWRKLHIVWVNVGGLHAGVYLLKRTAALFGQTPEDVYESRGTTNAKGDDKELS, encoded by the exons ATGTCCTCCCAGGAAGATGTGGCTGCAGAGCCAGGCCCTGCCACTGAGGATGATGCCACCACTGGGGACGTCATCACTGTCACCATTGGAGCAACCGTGCCCACAGGGTTTGAGCACACTGCTGCAGAGGAGGTCAAGGAGAAAATTGGGGTTGATGCACAAATCAGCAAAGATCGTGGCCGTATATACTTTCCAATAACTACTGACAAGCTTTTTCAG GTCCATCTTCTGAGGTCTGTGGACAACCTGTTTGTCGTGGTTGAGGAATTCGATAATTACCAGTTCAAAGAATCAAAG GAGGAGACTTTGATGGAGTTGCAGCAGCTTGCCTCCAAACTCCCCTGGACTAATGCTTTAGAGGTTTGGAAACTAAATGGCACcctaaaaaagaagaaaggctTCCGGAGAGGAGGAAATAGCACCAAAGTCAAACCGAATAGTGAGGCCACTGATGCAACTGTGGCTGACAGCGAGCAGCAAGAGCCATCTCAGGAGGCGTCTGATGCTGAGAGCCAGATGCAGGCAGAGAGCACGCCTGACGCAGAGGCCAGCACACAGGACTCAGAGGAGACAGCACCTGAGGCCAAGCTCATCAAGTTTCGCGTGACGTGCAACAGGGCCGGTGACAAACACAGCTTTTCCTCTAATGAGGTAGCCAGAGACTTTGGTGGAGCCGTGCAGGAATTCTTCCAGTGGAAAGCAGACATGACAAAGTTTGACATCGAG GTGTTGGTAAACATACACAATGTAGAGGTGGTGATCGGCATTGCGCTCACAGAAGAGAGTCTTCACAGGAGAAACATCAGTCACTTTGGACCTACGACTCTGCGGTCCACCTTGTGCTACGGCATGCTCAG GCTGTGTAAACCTCGGTTATCAGATATAATATTTGATCCAATGTGCGGGACTGGAGCTATACCATTGGAG GGGGCCATTGAATTTAACAGCTCATTCTACGTTGCTGGTGACAACAACGACATGGCAGTTAACCGCACTGTCAATAATATATGTCACATCCAAAAACGGAGGGCAGACAAGGGCAG CGCATCTGGATTGCCCATTGACACAGTGCAGTGGGATCTGTGCAATTTACCCATAAGGACCGGCTCTGTTGACATTATCATCACTGACATGCCCTTTGGGAAGAG AATGGGCTCTAGGAAGAAGAACTGGGACCTTTATCCCTCCTGTCTGAGAGAAATGGCCCGTGTGTGCACACCAGGCTCAGGGAAGGCTGTCCTGTTGACACAGGACAAGAAATGCTTTGCCAAG GCTGTCTCCAGGATGGGAGGGCTGTGGAGGAAGCTGCACATTGTTTGGGTCAACGTCGGGGGTTTACATGCTGGAGTCTACCTCCTCAAGCGGACCGCGGCCTTGTTTGGCCAAACTCCGGAGGACGTCTATGAATCACGGGGAACGACTAACGCAAAGGGGGATGACAAGGAGCTCTCTTAA